taaaattgtataaatatccgtttaaatatatattttttaaatagctttaaatgaaaataaattttattgctgaatcgtacttataaaaataaaattatttcttttaagtaCAATTGTATCTTGTGTGcctaatatgaaattaattactcATAGTTGTAAAACACTGATtacttactaatatttttttataatcaattattataattttattcaaaattaattttagataaaaaacttttagtaaaggtaaaagtaattaaaaacttattccAATATACcaattgtttgatttttttaatacattgcctcgattattatttataagttatccACCTAGGTACCtgtaatctattttattttaatctttaggTATGtacttattcaaaataagttatattaaattcttgtatttaataattttgggttttattataattacctattttattttattataggcaTGGTCGcccataagtaaaattttaggagagttaaaatgaataattctctgtaaagaaaataattatattatggtaatatttattatttattgagttacaagtttttaatattttttatatccaaGGGGGGGGGGCAAGTGCCCTATCTTGCTCCTCCTAATGGATGCCCATGATTATAGgtagtacatatattttatattatgagataaaaaagttaaatttgcatacagataatatattttttttaaatttaagaactaatattttataaacctctataaatataaccacaaattgatttaaaaaggtTAGTTATGCGGTACCTAGTTACTTTTACttgttttagtaaattaactaGGAATCTAAATATGttctaataaaagtatttaagtataatatatataatatacctactaattaaaacagaaaatttcacataaataaattgcttacataatatgataatttattcctATAGGTAGCTATCTTATGTTTAGTCTTTAATAGGCtcgtgtttttaaataaaaaaacagttaagCTTCATAATTtagataggtaatttaattttcaaatattgttaattaatatctagTGAATTCTATAAAAAGACAATTATAGGATTAATTAAGCACCTATTATAGATTCTgagtatctattatattggttttatattaatattttataaattacctttTAGAGCAGTTTAAAACAGTTCTAATTTTCTCTTTGGTGGGATTTTTTTGTGGTAGTAAATTTAATCTTGTTGACTTATACTTGAAAAAGTCAATATTACCTaactggtaaaaaaaaaaaatagtctttggcaaaataaattttgtgctaacctatgtatttataaatatttgaaatatctatCGATTTGGTTTTTTCTTTGTTATATGtatgacaaatttttttttctttttaattaaatttactaataacttaatatttttttgtttaaagttcatggaatttttaattttaatgtttatgatagttttaataatgtaatactgaaaattaaaaaaaaaaaaaatagtgtagtcacatataatattttacctaagtGATAAGACTTCAAATTTGGATAAGATTggataggtacctaggtatctaatcaaatgtatagttaatgttttctatacttaaaaaaaatatattagctgAGGAAACTATGTATAGTACaatgattatacaatatgataaattttctTAAGTTTTAGTGTAGGTAATTGTAACTTATAAACTATTGCTTATTTATACCATTaccctatttttattattttatgttaagtttgtattatttcaatagttatctaaagcttatattatactgagtgtcacataatataatatattgtaacccAACATTTCTGACACtcataatttagttaatagtttaagtattttttggaCTATTAGgtggtttataataaataatatgataaatgcaATGTgttcaataaacatttattcaaaCTACTCTATTACAATATGGaacaatatatgttataaatttataatataaacataataaattacctacctataaatacaactatagataggtacctaccttcaatattttttttattattattaataaatacattaatatttataatgaattattgtgGATTACaatattcaagtataattatttagaagcatctactttaaattattttatattctttcatTTGGTaactcttttattttttatgttttaggtTAAACAAATAGTTGGATTTAAACCCAATTTGTAAGAAAATGGAAGATCTGGTTATGGTATGCTTATATTGTTTAGGtctagtaaaatttatattaaatatattatttcttaatttcagTGAAATGGCCGCAAATAGCGATGGTACTACTCAGCTGGTTACAACCATTGTCACATGCGAAGGGGATCTGAATGACCCTCAATTTAACCAACAGTTTGATAAGATTGTGAAAGATCTAAACAAACTTCTATTCCaaggtaaatttataatttttttattaaaaaatgtcattattttattaagtttaatatttttgtttttcttttgtttctttttttattaggaaCTATACAAGCACctgtagattattttaaaaaacccaTAGCATGCAATGTAGACTAGACATGAATGGTACTtacttaagataaataataaattaacataatacaagttattttatttttctaaaattgaataattttcattttttatttttttaggttcGGCTGAAGAGAAAGGGATTTATGTAAACAAACTTGAGCCATGGAATTCTGTAAGGGTAACTATAACTGTGCCACGAGAAGCTGCTACAAAGCTTCAGCAGTTGGCACAACAAGGGGATGCAGCTCTTTCCAGGCTCGGAATTTTGTCTGTCCAAGTCGAAGGCGATCaggtttgttaaaataatagtatttaatatattattctatgaaaTTTTTGTGCTTAGATGATTTCCTTAAGACTTGGCGGCAATCGGTTTGGTGGAGAAAGCCAAGAGTTGGTGTTAAGAACATCAGCTGGCCCATCAAATACCAGTCAGCCAACTGCTTCAGAAGAAAGTGCTGCAGTGAATTCGTTGATCAAAGCTATGGCGTCTGCAACATCTCCTGCTCTGCAGTCTCCATCGCCTCAATTGTCGACGCCCCAGTTCAAAAGCCCCAATGTAGTGGCTGTCGATTCTACCCCTTTGCCTCCGATTCCACCTTTGCCCTCCACGGCAGAACCATCCCCAAGACCCCACATATGGCCGTTTGTAAGCATGAACCAAGCTGCTCAGACCATACACAACCGAGAGTCAATGCACACGGGACCTCCACCTCCACCACCTTATCCAGGATCTCAAAATGGAGTGTATAAAACCCAAAGATCAGGGGATGCAAATGCATCAGTGCACTCAAGTCCATTGTTGGTTAATTTGTTACAAAACGAAGGTGCTGGAAAAATGCCCCCACCAATGGATAAACATAAGAAACCGTTAATACCTTCCCCAAATGTGGTGAAAAATCAAGATGGTTTTTCTGGTTCAGAGTTTACTCAGTCTGCGTTTGCTAATGTTGCTTCGGATGTTCAAGTTGTCCAAAGGTTACAGAAGCTACCAGATTCAGTTACCAACAGTGCTCAGAATCGAGTAGATTCCATTGGATCTCCTAATGGACCAACTGCTAGGTTGGTTAACAAACACAATGTGCCTTCCCAAGAGCTCTCACAAACCCAGAAGATTGTCGGCTCACCAAATGTACAAACTTCTTATGCTGTTAGGCATACCTTTTTGTCAAGCTCACCAATTACCCAAAACCGTTTACAAACTGTTCCCCAAAATGTCACTATCACTACCAATCAATTAAAACTTAACCAAGGTTATATCAATCAAATGAGGCAAGGTTCAAATCATCTGATGACTAAGCCGAATATTACTCAACAATTTATTCAACCTCAAATTAGGTTACAAACACAGTATAGCCCAGCAGGGTCGCATAAACCAATTCAGACCAATGCCATATTGCAACAAAGGACAGATTTGATGTCTACTCAACTGACAACTGTTAGCAGCCATGATTCTACCCTTATGCTAAAAGGTCCATCGGTTTCAAGTCAATCCCAAAATATCACTTCCAATAATTCATTCCATCCTGTACCTAATCAGATAACAAATGTTTCTCAAACCCCTTGTACATATAGTGAAACGTCTCagcaaaattttaataatcttatacAGGGTACTCATAATCATAATCAGGCACAAACtattactgtaaataaaaaacctgATGTATCATCCAATGAAATCAGTTCGCAACAAAAATTGGTTACTCAGCAATCTTCAGAAAATACATGTCAAGAAACTCAAAAAAGTGTGGTAACTAGTCAACCGATAAAATCTCCACCTTTAACTTCTTCTGGTAAACAGCGGCAGTTTCTCATAAATCCGTTGACTGGAGATATGGAACCTATGTCTAGTGATAGTAGTTCGGAAAGTGATacagaagaaaaaattaaaaatttgccaGTAGTAGATGAtagcttttataatttttcttctcCGATAACAAATGATAGGTCCAATTCTGTATTTTCGGACGATGAGGATACTGGTTCTCCTACTTCGCGTCGTAATGATACTACTACTGATCAATCTGATTCTGAAGCCACTGTAAGATCAACAAACAGTGAAGCATCTTCTCGTCATCGATCAAGTCCATTACCTGCTCCCgctgaaaaaataaagttgcGGTTGAAGAAATTGACTGAAAAGAAAGAACCATATAAAGTTGATGTTTCATTTGGTAGTTCTCCTTTATGTAAAGTAGATAAAAGACACTTTGGAAATCCATCTACACCATTAGCTGGGTCTTCTGCTGAAGGACTTCGTGTACCACCATTACACATTTCATTAAGAGGAAGAAATGCTGCTGTTGTAATTGGTTCAAGAAAGGAGAAGAAATGGAAAGACTCTGATGATGAAAGTAAGAAATCAACAGGGTGTAAAGTAAAAACTAGTGTAAatcacttaaaagttaaaagttcaAACCAGGacttgttaaaaatttgttcaaaacaaataaagctagaaaatattgaagaaGACGATTCTAGggtaaaactaaaaagaatTGAAGAAAGTGTAGAGCCTGTATCGTCATCAGTTGATTCTAATGAACCCACCAGCAGTTACAATCCTGTTCTACCCCCTGGAAGGATATATCCAACTGAAGCTGAAGTGGCATCAATTTTAAGGTCTATGCCTAGTgataaacataacaaaatgaGCTTAAgctttaataaagttaaaaaaagagAGTCGAAAAAGAAATGTTTACCTAGAGAAAGGACAGGATCTGTAGATAGCCCTAACTTACATAGAATTGTTGAAAGAACccattctaaaacaaaaataaacaagagTAATGCAGTTTcgctgtttaaaaatgttgtg
The DNA window shown above is from Aphis gossypii isolate Hap1 chromosome 2, ASM2018417v2, whole genome shotgun sequence and carries:
- the LOC114130821 gene encoding uncharacterized protein LOC114130821 isoform X2, with protein sequence MAANSDGTTQLVTTIVTCEGDLNDPQFNQQFDKIVKDLNKLLFQGSAEEKGIYVNKLEPWNSVRVTITVPREAATKLQQLAQQGDAALSRLGILSVQVEGDQMISLRLGGNRFGGESQELVLRTSAGPSNTSQPTASEESAAVNSLIKAMASATSPALQSPSPQLSTPQFKSPNVVAVDSTPLPPIPPLPSTAEPSPRPHIWPFVSMNQAAQTIHNRESMHTGPPPPPPYPGSQNGVYKTQRSGDANASVHSSPLLVNLLQNEGAGKMPPPMDKHKKPLIPSPNVVKNQDGFSGSEFTQSAFANVASDVQVVQRLQKLPDSVTNSAQNRVDSIGSPNGPTARLVNKHNVPSQELSQTQKIVGSPNVQTSYAVRHTFLSSSPITQNRLQTVPQNVTITTNQLKLNQGYINQMRQGSNHLMTKPNITQQFIQPQIRLQTQYSPAGSHKPIQTNAILQQRTDLMSTQLTTVSSHDSTLMLKGPSVSSQSQNITSNNSFHPVPNQITNVSQTPCTYSETSQQNFNNLIQGTHNHNQAQTITVNKKPDVSSNEISSQQKLVTQQSSENTCQETQKSVVTSQPIKSPPLTSSGKQRQFLINPLTGDMEPMSSDSSSESDTEEKIKNLPVVDDSFYNFSSPITNDRSNSVFSDDEDTGSPTSRRNDTTTDQSDSEATVRSTNSEASSRHRSSPLPAPAEKIKLRLKKLTEKKEPYKVDVSFGSSPLCKVDKRHFGNPSTPLAGSSAEGLRVPPLHISLRGRNAAVVIGSRKEKKWKDSDDESKKSTGCKVKTSVNHLKVKSSNQDLLKICSKQIKLENIEEDDSRVKLKRIEESVEPVSSSVDSNEPTSSYNPVLPPGRIYPTEAEVASILRSMPSDKHNKMSLSFNKVKKRESKKKCLPRERTGSVDSPNLHRIVERTHSKTKINKSNAVSLFKNVVKSSAVKEARMLAAATFGNRNNFHEKQRALNNGLDTATQPSGSQSNNQRRTSVDIPFTGTHTLNSSMTKLNRSLSGQSNDTYLPSSHFSNHLLPGQKVQGPNTFHKDMNKKPLTVVSRKVTNSKSKDSRNSKLESGVKRKEFQLTAKRNDHFIQKFDVDKPNCVTVGCVQIEKREEHLTLPITDIDVSEKNLKQRLLEDTIPQIRNVMRIETPTIEDIKCERVQTETKNMNGSESPAGHGNTQGEDSGIESMDALSEKSPNQGESPCRKDDQTGQKPAVPLKQEETKIPVASIDQQTTVDSPDLDDIQPFRVTPALYTYSNPEKIRDDSPPVSPKLDIEDVLDPTEPHLVSSSETDGDLPSVKLKKRKRMDSEDSKTDCDAPVLKKPNIENDMIGKSDIVSMNVASEKSLLEQLLIDIPIDSDGAKKSAVTTRSTRSHRTNTRVSVQVTSGAPSQPSLPSPTRRSNRNTHPPNRTCAGKSCDRSTPSKTIEKKEKNAPSTPTKLDKTPLRPQSTAVTINTRAASASKQTVTITSPSSEIMTAEVDKQTTRRKTRSTLPNSNGSRECSETTASVT
- the LOC114130821 gene encoding uncharacterized protein LOC114130821 isoform X1, which codes for MAANSDGTTQLVTTIVTCEGDLNDPQFNQQFDKIVKDLNKLLFQGSAEEKGIYVNKLEPWNSVRVTITVPREAATKLQQLAQQGDAALSRLGILSVQVEGDQMISLRLGGNRFGGESQELVLRTSAGPSNTSQPTASEESAAVNSLIKAMASATSPALQSPSPQLSTPQFKSPNVVAVDSTPLPPIPPLPSTAEPSPRPHIWPFVSMNQAAQTIHNRESMHTGPPPPPPYPGSQNGVYKTQRSGDANASVHSSPLLVNLLQNEGAGKMPPPMDKHKKPLIPSPNVVKNQDGFSGSEFTQSAFANVASDVQVVQRLQKLPDSVTNSAQNRVDSIGSPNGPTARLVNKHNVPSQELSQTQKIVGSPNVQTSYAVRHTFLSSSPITQNRLQTVPQNVTITTNQLKLNQGYINQMRQGSNHLMTKPNITQQFIQPQIRLQTQYSPAGSHKPIQTNAILQQRTDLMSTQLTTVSSHDSTLMLKGPSVSSQSQNITSNNSFHPVPNQITNVSQTPCTYSETSQQNFNNLIQGTHNHNQAQTITVNKKPDVSSNEISSQQKLVTQQSSENTCQETQKSVVTSQPIKSPPLTSSGKQRQFLINPLTGDMEPMSSDSSSESDTEEKIKNLPVVDDSFYNFSSPITNDRSNSVFSDDEDTGSPTSRRNDTTTDQSDSEATVRSTNSEASSRHRSSPLPAPAEKIKLRLKKLTEKKEPYKVDVSFGSSPLCKVDKRHFGNPSTPLAGSSAEGLRVPPLHISLRGRNAAVVIGSRKEKKWKDSDDESKKSTGCKVKTSVNHLKVKSSNQDLLKICSKQIKLENIEEDDSRVKLKRIEESVEPVSSSVDSNEPTSSYNPVLPPGRIYPTEAEVASILRSMPSDKHNKMSLSFNKVKKRESKKKCLPRERTGSVDSPNLHRIVERTHSKTKINKSNAVSLFKNVVKSSAVKEARMLAAATFGNRNNFHEKQRALNNGLDTATQPSGSQSNNQRRTSVDIPFTGTHTLNSSMTKLNRSLSGQSNDTYLPSSHFSNHLLPGQKVQGPNTFHKDMNKKPLTVVSRKVTNSKSKDSRNSKLESGVKRKEFQLTAKRNDHFIQKFDVDKPNCVTVGCVQIEKREEHLTLPITDIDVSEKNLKQRLLEDTIPQIRNVMRIETPTIEDIKCERVQTETKNMNGSESPAGHGNTQGEDSGIESMDALSEKSPNQGESPCRKDDQTGQKPAVPLKQEETKIPVASIDQQTTVDSPDLDDIQPFRVTPALYTYSNPEKIRDDSPPVSPKLDIEDVLDPTEPHLVSSSETDGDLPSVKLKKRKRMDSEDSKTDCDAPVLKKPNIENDMIGKSDIVSMNVASEKSLLEQLLIDIPIDSDGAKKSAVTTRSTRSHRTNTRVSVQVTSGAPSQPSLPSPTRRSNRNTHPPNRTCAGKSCDRSTPSKTIEKKEKNAPSTPTKLDKTPLRPQSTAVTINTRAASASKQTVTITSPSSEIMTAEVDKQTTRRKTRSTLPNMDPENVARRRRASRDGK
- the LOC114130821 gene encoding uncharacterized protein LOC114130821 isoform X3, yielding MQCRLDMNGSAEEKGIYVNKLEPWNSVRVTITVPREAATKLQQLAQQGDAALSRLGILSVQVEGDQMISLRLGGNRFGGESQELVLRTSAGPSNTSQPTASEESAAVNSLIKAMASATSPALQSPSPQLSTPQFKSPNVVAVDSTPLPPIPPLPSTAEPSPRPHIWPFVSMNQAAQTIHNRESMHTGPPPPPPYPGSQNGVYKTQRSGDANASVHSSPLLVNLLQNEGAGKMPPPMDKHKKPLIPSPNVVKNQDGFSGSEFTQSAFANVASDVQVVQRLQKLPDSVTNSAQNRVDSIGSPNGPTARLVNKHNVPSQELSQTQKIVGSPNVQTSYAVRHTFLSSSPITQNRLQTVPQNVTITTNQLKLNQGYINQMRQGSNHLMTKPNITQQFIQPQIRLQTQYSPAGSHKPIQTNAILQQRTDLMSTQLTTVSSHDSTLMLKGPSVSSQSQNITSNNSFHPVPNQITNVSQTPCTYSETSQQNFNNLIQGTHNHNQAQTITVNKKPDVSSNEISSQQKLVTQQSSENTCQETQKSVVTSQPIKSPPLTSSGKQRQFLINPLTGDMEPMSSDSSSESDTEEKIKNLPVVDDSFYNFSSPITNDRSNSVFSDDEDTGSPTSRRNDTTTDQSDSEATVRSTNSEASSRHRSSPLPAPAEKIKLRLKKLTEKKEPYKVDVSFGSSPLCKVDKRHFGNPSTPLAGSSAEGLRVPPLHISLRGRNAAVVIGSRKEKKWKDSDDESKKSTGCKVKTSVNHLKVKSSNQDLLKICSKQIKLENIEEDDSRVKLKRIEESVEPVSSSVDSNEPTSSYNPVLPPGRIYPTEAEVASILRSMPSDKHNKMSLSFNKVKKRESKKKCLPRERTGSVDSPNLHRIVERTHSKTKINKSNAVSLFKNVVKSSAVKEARMLAAATFGNRNNFHEKQRALNNGLDTATQPSGSQSNNQRRTSVDIPFTGTHTLNSSMTKLNRSLSGQSNDTYLPSSHFSNHLLPGQKVQGPNTFHKDMNKKPLTVVSRKVTNSKSKDSRNSKLESGVKRKEFQLTAKRNDHFIQKFDVDKPNCVTVGCVQIEKREEHLTLPITDIDVSEKNLKQRLLEDTIPQIRNVMRIETPTIEDIKCERVQTETKNMNGSESPAGHGNTQGEDSGIESMDALSEKSPNQGESPCRKDDQTGQKPAVPLKQEETKIPVASIDQQTTVDSPDLDDIQPFRVTPALYTYSNPEKIRDDSPPVSPKLDIEDVLDPTEPHLVSSSETDGDLPSVKLKKRKRMDSEDSKTDCDAPVLKKPNIENDMIGKSDIVSMNVASEKSLLEQLLIDIPIDSDGAKKSAVTTRSTRSHRTNTRVSVQVTSGAPSQPSLPSPTRRSNRNTHPPNRTCAGKSCDRSTPSKTIEKKEKNAPSTPTKLDKTPLRPQSTAVTINTRAASASKQTVTITSPSSEIMTAEVDKQTTRRKTRSTLPNMDPENVARRRRASRDGK